The Lathyrus oleraceus cultivar Zhongwan6 chromosome 5, CAAS_Psat_ZW6_1.0, whole genome shotgun sequence genome includes the window aatgaaatatcattgtataaatgctgccaacaatgtcatcacttctccttttggcatgggagaagggttttgaacaaagtgaacaaattacgctgacttatgaatgaccgtaggaacatccacagcgacccaattatggcagatcccgccagggatgacaaagttactcaagtcttctgcatcctcttctaagatagcagcagcttcctcagcttgatcagcatggatgaaacctccactcttgaacaaccctttcttgttaaatgccccagaagaatagccaatgccagcccgggatttattgtcttcaagctcaatcatcttccctaaaccagcaactgcaccatattcaatggccagtttcgcatcacgataggaagaaaatgaaggagacttcttctcaattggctcagcaatagacaaagcttggaaaggagttccaattcatcctcagcatcaatatatgagaaagaagacaagtggctaaccaggagagccttttctccccctaccacaaccagtttcttattcttgacgaatttcagcttctggtgtagggtggatgtcacagcgccagcctcgtgaatccatggtctaccaaggagacaactataagatgggtggatatccatgacctgaaaggtaacttggaaatcacttggtccaatcttgattgggagatcaacttccccaatcacagtcttacgcgacccatcaaaagctttcacaacaacaccactctgcctcatgggaggcccctgatatgacaatctcgaaagagtggtcttcggcaatacattcaaagatgacccagtgtccaccagcacgttggacatggcgtcggtcttgcagttcatagaaatatgtagagccatgttgtggtctcttccctcctcagggagatcagcgtcacagaaactcaaagtaTTGCAAGCAGTGAcgtttgcaactatactgtcaaactgttcaatcgtgacatcatgatcaacataggccaggtccaaaactttctgcagagcctccctatggggttctgaattcagcagcaaagatagtacggagatcttggacggcgtttgtagaagctgatctacaacattgtactcactcttcttgatgagcttcagcatctcatcacattcttcattcacaatgccactcgggccaacagaagaagcaggagtcttttgtacaaaggagggtttggcaacaggttCCGGATTCTGAACGttcaccgcagtcccaaccggacgctcagcagaatcagaagcaacagcTCTATCCTGAGGCttaggtgctgaaaacacacgaccactacaggtcaacccgctcacatcaggAATATTAACCACAaaagttgaaggcaaaggcacttctttcccatcttccacagcaacgggattataACGGAAGGGAATAgctttatccgaagaataaggcacagggcctgcaggtttgattaccagagaaggagagaccttcggcttgctaccatcgtaacggataacaacaggctcgagcaatttgaacacaggagaaatcacattcacctctggttcgtcttcatcaacatttcgattctgtAGAATCTCAATagtaccctcatccaacagctcttgaagctctcgtcgcacttggcgacaacccaatctattaacagaacagatatggcacctgtcatggtcgtgctccatatgactgtactgacacagcaaacgatgtaactcgaccaatgactgtcgaatatggctcacatatttgactttatatttgccagggcacccctgaaccatgttaaccgacttcccatgctcgggcaatgggttcttcgtaacattggggcctgagtcctcaaagctcagaatgccgcatcgcataaggtcttgaaccttagttttcaatggatagcagttctctatgttgtgacccggagcaccggaatgatacacacaatgtcgatctggcttgtaccaccactgcgggttaacaggtacagccggaggctctctgggagtaaccagtttccgctctattaaagagggatacagctcaacatatgacataggaataggatcaaaagtgatctttttcctatcataattcagattggcctgattactggtgctgccacgaggctggtaagcttgttgctgtggacgatgttgttgttgatactgaggttgttgctgattatgctgattgttgtctctgaagacaggtgctatatgagccacctgatgctgatgacgcactggcttcctcttatcagagggtcttctaggtttagcatgggattgcacagcatgtgcctccccatctttcttcttaaacgccccatatcgtttagaagagctctcatccttagacaaccgtccttcccggacaccttcctccaaacgcatccctgtcataccccaattttggtcctgaatttttttttcatttttatttggcacttggcctaaaattcacttgcatacattcattcccaaatccatatttttgttacacattggtcattgtctaggcctttttgatcatggtgcttttgattataaaatggattttaattatttgactttttaattttcaatttgattttaatttcgaattaagtttaattccaaatttcaatttaatcttaattgtttattttactaatgattcaagctctaattgattttaataaatgttagaattgatatcaaagtaattttaacaaattatagattaatgTGATTTTATTTGGTTTTATTGGTTTTTTGTATTTTAAATTGACATTGAGATGAGTTTTACAAACACTTCAACCAAGTTCAAATTACAATCACAAATCAAGTTCCAACCAAATTCTCATTCATTCATTAATATCATACATTCAAAAATCATATTCAACCATGCATTCATATCTAGGTCATTACATAATCATCAACCAAATTACCCTTCTCTCTCTACAGATAGGGTTTTCATTTTTCAATCTCAATTTCAATTCACCCCTTTTCATAGGGTTTCTGGAGAGAGAAAGATGTTACATGAATGTAGGGTGCTGGTGTTGTTTGTTCTTGGGTTATTACTAACCGAGCTATGTTGGAAATGGAGAAGGATTTTGATTCCAAGGTCAAGATTCAACGGACTTCTTCCTCTTCCAATGGTGCTGGTATTGTTCAGAGATCCAAAAGCTTTGTTTTTAGGGCACCTCAGGAGAATTACACCATTCAGGACTTTGAATTGGGCAAGATCTATGGCGTTGGCTCTTATTCTAAGGTTGTGAGGGCAAAGAAGAAAGACATAGGAGTTGTATATGCATTGAAGATCATGGACAAAAAATTTATTACCAAAGAGAACAAAACTGCATATGTGAAGTTGGAACGCATAGTGCTAGATCAATTGGATCATCCTGGCATTGTGCGGCTATATTTCACATTTCAAGACTCATTTTCTCTGTACATGGCACTTGAATCTTGTGAAGGTGGAGAACTTTTTGATCAAATTACCAGGAAAGGCCGTCTAACTGAGGAGGAggcacgattctatgcagctgaAGTTGTTGATGCTCTTGAATACATACATGGTTTGGGAGTGATACATCGTGATATTAAGCCAGAGAACTTATTACTCACAACTGAAGGACATATTAAAATAGCTGATTTTGGGAGTGTGAAGCCTATGCAAGATAGCCAAATTACCGTCCTTCCAAATGCAGCATCAGATGACAAAGCCTGCACATTTGTGGGAACAGCTGCTTATGTCCCTCCAGAGGTTCTTAATTCTTCTCCTGCAACTTTCGGAAATGACCTCTGGGCACCTGGCTGCACATtatatcaaatgctttctggaaCTTCTCCTTTTAAAGATGCAAGTGAATGGCTTATTTTCCAAAGAATTATAGCAAGAGAAATTcgatttccagattacttttcagACGAAGCAAGAGACCTTATTGACCGGCTATTGGATTTAGACCCGAGCAGGAGACCAGGCGCAGGACCTGATGGTTATGCTATTTTGAAAATACATCCCTTTTTCAAGGCAGTTGCCTGGGATAACTTAAGGGCACAAACTCCTCCAAAACTTGCTCTGGAACCCGGGACTCAATCGCCTGCTGCCGATGATGTTCAGGAGTCATCATGGAGTCCTTCTCACATTGGCGATGGTTCTGCAGCTTCTGCTAGACAGCCTGATGGCACTGCACCGTCTTCAGAGGGAACTGGTTGAATAACCAGGCTAGCTTCAATTGATTCCTTTGATTCAAAATGGCAACAATTTTTGGATCCCGGGGAATCTGTCCTTATGATCTCCATGGTGAAGAAATTACAAAAATTACAAGCAGGAGGTGTCAGCTCTTTTCTACATTAGGACAACTAGATCTCATCCACCAATACCTGAACAACTGTCTGCTGAGGCGAAAGACTTTTTGCTGAAATGCTTTCACAAGGAACCGGATTTAACACCTTCTGCATCAGACTTGTTACTGCATCCATTCATCATATGCGAGTATCATGAATCTCATTCAATATGACGCGGTTCAGTCAGAGACTCCTGCAATCGGATGGCAACAGATGGGACGAACTCTAGGAACTTTTTTGGATTCTATCCAAGGATCAACGTGTACAGGCCTAAAGGATGTTTGTCAGATGGATAGTTTAAGGTTCTCGAATGCAAATCTTCTAAAATCAGCTTCCTGTCCAAAACAGACCCAACATCAAATGGTCATACACAAGCATAATTGTAAACCGGCGGAACATATCAAAAGTGTAAGCAAGACAAGCACACACAAGGGCACAACTAGCAGAAAACAATATCAATTCCAAGCCATGAAGAGCGGTGACATACCTTGAAGCTAAAGCCGCAGGTTTGTTGTCCAATCTGCTATGAGCATGAGCAAATAGGCTCTATTGTAAGCTTGCAACCAACATTACCAAGCTTGTCAAAGTCAAACCAAGCTCACAgttttcactgcagtaaaaaaaatGTACGATTAGTCCAAGGCTTGTGGCAAGACATGATCTGAAATTTGCATTAAAGCTTGCAAGAGATGCAATTGTTTCTCAGTCCAATAGGCCTGCTGAATCTAGCAGTGTAAACAGTCTGAATGAAATTTGTGTCATTTGTTTGGAGGATACTGTTCGTAGTCAAATATTTTCAGTTGATGCATGTCAGCACAGGTATTGCTTTTCTTGCATGAAGCAACAagtggaggtgaagttgcttcatgGAATGGTGCCAAAATGCCCTCACGAGGGATGCAAGAATGAACTTCTAATTGATAGTTGCCGGAAATTCTTGACTTCTAAATTAATTGAAACCTGCAACAAATAACAAAGTTAGCAGCAGGCACAATATTAACCATGACAATTTCAACCACTGCATCTAGATCTCAAATCCCACTGGTTTTTCGTGATTCCTCAATAGTACTATTTAGGGATCTTCATTGCTTTTTGAAACTGATTTCGGTACAGATCAAAGAAAGCTGGCAGGGACTGTCAAAGGCTTCGTTTGTTTGATGGTGTGGTAAATCACTTCTTTAGGGAAGTTCTTCTCTCCAATAGTATTTTTCAAGGCATTTAATCCGGCTTTAACCACAGCAGTTGAAGACATTGGTGGCATTGAAAAGATTCAAAACTGTGAATGAATAGATGAGTAGAAATGAGTAGGTTGTCTTTCAGACCTCGACCACTTGACATCCACATTAACCATTTGGGCATAAAAATACACATGCGTTTGGCTTTGAACTCACAATGAGGAGAAATGCTCATGAAGGCTGTAGCAGCTAAAATCAAACCTGCAAAAACCAGTTGGCAACATCAGCATACACACTGAACCCAACATGTGTGAACTCCGCATAAAATGCCAACTCATGAACAAAAGGCTAGCCAAATGATGAAGCAAAAACCATGGCCTGCATCCAACATAAAAGCAACCAAGTTCAAACTCTTACAATGCAGTAGGTGACAAGCCAAAATCTAAACCATGCCACATCAAACTAAATGGCTAACAAGGCTGCAAATCCAGTTGCATACCTGAGTGCAAAACATGACCATTGAGACAACCTTGCGAGTGTTCTACACCAATCTGCATCAAGTCAAATTACCAAGACCTGTCCCAAGCAACATCAGGTAGCAGACCTAATTTGTAACAGTATCAAGATCACAAGTGAGCCACAACAACCAATTTAGACACTTTGTGCGACATGTTTTCTCAGATTTTTGAACAAAGAGGCATTGCTTATTGAAATTCAGACGAACCGGTAACACCGAAGAAGCAATGGCTATTGCAACACAAACCTCATAGTGGCAATAGAAATTCACTGAAGTAAAAAACACGTAAACACTCAGCAAGGCGGTAAAATTCTACCAGTAATCCAAAAGAGGAATTGAGACAAATTCAAAAAAAAGAAAGTACGAAGGTTCAGATTACCATTTTCGAACCTAGCATCAAAGAGGTCAATCCAATTTCTGAAcatccaaagtgctttgcagagTTACTCTTCTGGAATACCAAAGACAccaattgaaaccctaatttgtaaAGCATAAATAGAAAACGAATCAGTAAGGGGGAGGAATTAGTGACGAGAAAAACTTGGAGGCGGACCAAACCCACAAAAGAAACCCTAAATCCCAAATCAAAAAAACAGTATTGGAAAGGAGGAAAAAGACTCGAGCTCACCTGATTCATTGTTGTTGCCAAAGGTGAGATTCCCGCTTGATGTCTCTTTGAAACCGCGGATTTGTGCTTGTCTTTTGTTTAGCGTTGTTGAGCATCTGAGTTTGATTGGGAACGGGATTGAGAGCGCGATCGAGAGAGAGACTTTGAGAGTAAACGTGAGGTCGCGTTTGAGTGAGATGTGGGTGATTGGGAACGAGATTGAGAGAGATACGATTGAGAGAGAGGTTTGGTGTGAGTGAGATTGCGAGAGAGAGGTTTGGTGTGAGTGAGATTGCGAGAGAGAGTCTCGTCTGAGGGAGAGTGGCTGAGTGAGCTTTGTTGAGAATGAGTGAGAGGGATTCGTGAGGTTGAGGACAATGAATAGTATATCTCCCCATTTTccatttatttgttttcttttttttttaaaacagaATAAGTTTTTTTGAAACctttaatttaaattttgtttaaaCTTCCTAAATTTTAGTTAGTAAATGTTTACACATTTTCAATGCATATTCCGTTGAagaacccaacagccaggcggctgaGTTTTAATTTTTGGTTCCCCATCATTTTATTAGGATAGTCCAACAGATTCCCTTTTTTATTAGTTTCTTTATTTTAATTCCTTTTTTAATTtatcttagtttatatatttaaagtagcatcaaaataataaataaccatgagtggtctggtggagaagggtagtatcatagtcttgagtggggtaggttcaatactcatgtgtagctttttttagtattttatttttcttttagcattttattttcttttaacattttttgttatgtttatgctttattattttcatagtttcattatcataacatagatttgttttattttaatttcatcattcattcaaaaccatttttaaactataaaaatcatatttttctcgatttaatatcgagcccattttccacacctttgtaagtcgattgctttttaagcatcgccatcaacctcacatagcttactcttgggctttcttacaatgagccggttctcttgcacttacactcatatttcgcatcatttgttgtttgggcccgatctaattatttcatgattttgaatctccatttgacaaaatgtaccccacttccccaatgtgtatataatgttgtattgttttatttctctatttgttttagacactaaccaaagagtaaaatccatcatttctgaaaaatacaaaaatatgactcgatctaacgtcgagtattttctcaataaacaaatcaattcacttcgccctcctattctattccttttctttcaaactttcatcaaatgcttgattcaacgtcaagccattttctctaataaaaactcaaaaaatattaattcatagtcaagactttttcaataaagatggaagtggaacgtggtgtataccacgcactcctgagactaggattcgagatgtatatctcgccaatcctagctctcgccatcatccaatttacccactttgttttctcaaacactcattcaaatctttctcaaacgtccatcaatacttgatctaggtcaagtcattttcacaacaaaactcaaaatacctaattcttatttaacactttttcaataaaggtggaaatggaacatggtgtataccatgcactcctgagactaggattcgagatgtatatctcgccaatcttagctctcgccatcgtctaaaattgtcaatgcggtttcttcaaaccctttctcaatcaaattccaaaatacttaattcctatcttaaccccttttaataaagatggaaatggaacatggtgtataccatgcactcctgaggctaggattcgagatgtatatctcgccaatcctagttctcgccatcactcaaagcacatccaaccaatcaaactcttttttctcgccgccgtgcgaccaatcaaaaaccttttaaaatgaaagatatattgtcttaagagatacaaaacaatgtttcggccatgattgttgagtagagataaatgacgcttttccgaatgtagatttgtaaatcctaacgcctaagtacatattgcatgacaactctagggcagaacttccccatttcttttagaccttccgtgcgtctccgatcttgtggcatgtcaatccatcctattgcaaagaggtaactgcctaagactcgattcagcgagctgcgacacctactgctaggatgtggacacattgcccactctcctttgacacaactggtgtcctccttttgtaagtccatattcagatggcaatccctatgtagccgaactagggcaactctgattctcatgttcagatgagatacgtaggcacaagatgcgaggtcttgccgagtttgactaacgactaacaactaatccttgtttgctttcgcccttgttgcgatcctttctctcgccctcgttgcgatcgagacctttccctttctcttgccctagttgcaatcgagacctttgttcccgtagttagttgaactacattttgctctgattctcattcccaatgagatacgtaggcataagacgcgacgtcttagcgagcacactcctctttaacccataggtagccgagctacgaagactctgattctcattccagatgagatacgtatgcagtggatgcgacatccgtgcgagtcattttctttgaccctctcttttagtaaatagtacattagataaacacacaccctttagacaagaacaacaagagtggatcccgtagagtactacggatgcgtaggggtgctaataccttcccttcgcataatcgactcccgaacccaagatttggttgcgagaccttgtcttttcctttcctctcttcaggtttacttcgagcgtttcctttccctcctttgggataaataacgcacggtggcgactcttctgtcacttctttctcgccggttgtttttttcgcatactatattttttaggttgcgacagctggcgactctgctggggacccggtttccctaagcgagtccctcctagcttttgtaggtttcttaTTTGTTGGGTGTTTATGCTTTTGTAGAGTCGTTTATTTTCCGtatttacctgctttatcttattgcgttcatgtacatatgtttgctgtatctgtgggttctgtgggttgtttgttCGTTGGGTTGGGattgttctatgagagataagcccactacccaggcttgagtgtacacataggtgttagagtggatagtcatgaggcttgcgtggcatgttgctatgttaagttgttcatgagacccacattccagacgaggtttatgttggatatattttgtcctatgggtgttccataacgacagatattcctttagaaatcgtcgactctggtgaccatttcccgagaactcagtcgaggcctctcctccgagacgcgtttatgtcagctctggtgggcgcattctcgctgctcaatccgaggaccccgagactgggaacttgctttaggatatcctgttgaggggagtcagcggaggtcttttatcccgtaataatgccaaaccttcagtggtaaatgtattattctcgactgaagggctgaagctgacaaacttctgttcttagaacctactagtgaggggcgggctaaattcagggaacctaacctccaaccaacccggttttctggagcagagttttgatcttatattatattcttcagtgggttttctcttcagacagtgcaacccgacagatgttcaagcagatacagcagtcctgatttccatgtccctgcattgcatcacatcattctgcattcatatcatttaacacatgtttatccatttctaaggggtttacatcttcttcttgattccggtcggggttttaTGGTTCTCCagagatggatattggcagaaagagacatgtcgcctatAAGTTTCCGGTGATCTGTCTGGAGCCTATTCAACAgttgatgaagttaatggatcctgattctctagaaggattccggaaggattacggtttgattctaagcttcgtcacggttctctccaaagatcaacacgatgctctctttacactgctgcagttctatgaccctccattgaggtgtttcacattcccggattatattttggtccctactttggaggagattgccagttttctcagagttcctatcaagtcacagttgttgttctatagttctgagtttctgcccgatctcagcatggttgcttcggccacatatttggggaaatcagtcttgaaggctaatatgtgtcagaagggaggagtcagtggttttcatttaAGTTTCTTACTaggagaagcaaagaagaagcttgaagatggtgaccagaggggtttcaatgctgtgttggctctttgtgtgtatgggattgtcctgttccctaatgttgccaaatttgtggacatggacgcaatacgcctcttcgtgttgggaaatctagtgccgaccttgctaggagatttctttcattcggtgcaccacaggaatgagaatagaaaaggaggattgttgaattgttgtgcgcctttgttttataagtggttcagttctcacctacccaaatcaggagcgttcgttgatgtcgaggactcATTGAGTTGGTCGAtgagattgatggggttgagagctgaagatatttcttggtggtctgaccggagcttgcttcgggcggatattattcacagttgtgggaacttcccaaatgtatcgttggtaggaagaagaggaggaatcaactataatccttctctagcagtcagacagtttggatatgctttaagaactccgcctttggaaaa containing:
- the LOC127086051 gene encoding 3-phosphoinositide-dependent protein kinase 1, with translation MLEMEKDFDSKVKIQRTSSSSNGAGIVQRSKSFVFRAPQENYTIQDFELGKIYGVGSYSKVVRAKKKDIGVVYALKIMDKKFITKENKTAYVKLERIVLDQLDHPGIVRLYFTFQDSFSLYMALESCEGGELFDQITRKGRLTEEEARFYAAEVVDALEYIHGLGVIHRDIKPENLLLTTEGHIKIADFGSVKPMQDSQITVLPNAASDDKACTFVGTAAYVPPEVLNSSPATFGNDLWAPGCTLYQMLSGTSPFKDASEWLIFQRIIAREIRFPDYFSDEARDLIDRLLDLDPSRRPGAGPDGYAILKIHPFFKAVAWDNLRAQTPPKLALEPGTQSPAADDVQESSWSPSHIGDGSAASARQPDGTAPSSEGTG